CTATTGCGACTAACAAACAAATTTACAATGAAAATCATCAAAACTTATATTTTCTGAAATAAAAGAAATTTTAACAATAAATAATAGTTTTTTAACACAGATCATTTCGAATGCAACGCAGTGAAGTTGAGAAATCTTTATTTTGGATATTTTAAGATACAGTCGAAAAGATAATTTAACTCAATAATTCCAATAATTTATCAGTACCAGAACTTGCAACCTCTTTTATAATCGTTAGATTATTAAAATTGCTTTCAGAAACATAAGGTATAGGATCTATAAAATAAATTGGTGTATTGGTTTTTACAAAATCAATTAAACTTGCTGCAGGATACACTTGCATAGAAGTACCAATAATGACCAATATATCTGCTTTTTGCGTAATTTCAATTGCTTTATCTAACATTGGCACCATTTCTCCAAACCAAACAATATGTGGTCTTAATTGACTCTTTTTTGCGCATAAATCACCTAAGAATAAATCTTTCTTCCAATTTAATACATTCTGCTCGTTTGCAGAACTTCTAACTTTTAAAAGTTCCCCATGCAAATGCGTAACATTTTTACTTCCAGAACGCTCATGTAAATCATCAACATTCTGTGTAACAATTTCTACATTAAAATGTTTTTCTAATTCCACTAAATTATAATGTGCTTTATTTGGCAAAACTTCTAACAATTGTTTTCTACGCTGATTGTAGAAATCTAACACCAATTCAGGATTTGCAGCAAAACCTTCTGGAGAAGCAACGGACATCACATCATGTCCTTCCCATAAACCATCAGCATCTCTAAACGTTTGTATTCCGCTTTCAGCGGAAATTCCTGCACCAGTTAAAACAACTATTTTTTTCATTAGATAATAGGATTGAGTATTTTTACATAAATCTTCAATGAAGATAAAAATAATAATTTTAAGTTTGCAATTATGATTGATGAAAAACTATTAAATTACTTTGAAGGCTTTTTAACCGACAATAGAAAAAGTCTTTTTAAAAAAGTTTTAGAAAATAGAACTAGACATTTTGCAGTGGTTTTAGAAGATATTTTTCAACCTCATAATGCAAGTGCAGTTGTAAGAACTGCAGACATTTTTGGAGTTCAAGATGTGTATGCTATTGAAAATAAATATACTAATAAGGTTTCTAGACATGTTGCAAAAGGTTCTCAAAAATGGATAACCTCTAAGCGCTATAAATCTGATGGAGATAATACCAAAATTTGTTTAGATAATTTACGTGAAAAAGGATATCAAATTATTGCAACAACACCTCATAACGATTCTTGTTTATTGCAAGATTTTGATGTTACTAAAAAATCAGCATTTGTATTTGGAGTAGAAGCAGAAGGCGTTTCAGACTTTGTTAAAGAACAGGCAGACGGTTTTTTAAAAATACCAATGGTAGGTTTTACAGAGAGTTTAAATATTTCTGTAGCAGCAGCAATTGTTTTACAAGATGTAACCACTAAATTGAGAAACTCTGATGTTGATTGGCAATTATCACAAGAAGAAAAAGAAGACTTATATTATGATTGGGTTAAAAAGACCATTAAAAATGTAGATAAAATAGAAGAGCATTATCATCAAAATTTAGAGAAATAACTTTTAAAGTTGATGAGTATTAGTGAGATTCAAAACTACTCTAAAAAAATATTTTTATGATTTTAAATAAGTAGTAGACAAATAGGTGCCAACTTTTTTTTGATAAGCTTATTATGTATTCCTGCCTGCGCAGGAATGACAAACTTTCTAAAAAGATAAATCTACTCTACAATTACTTTCTCAATAGTAGCCGAAGAATCGCAACGTTTTACTAATAAACTTACATTTTCTAACTCTTTAGAACCTGTAATATAATATTCTGCACAAGGTTTTTGTCTCGGATTACTTTTACCGAAATCAACATCACCTGTATATAAAATTGTAGATATATTTAAAGTATCAATATCAAATTTATGCATCGCATTTTTAGCATCCTCAGAAAACAAACGTTTTTTTAATCTGATTGTTTTTAATGTTCTTGCATCCATTCCGTAATCGAATGTAGCTTTTTTCTTTTGCCAGAAAAAATATACAGCAATACAACCTAATGATAAACCTACTAAATAATATCCTATTCTTTTAATCAGCATTGTAAAATTTTGAAGTGCAAATGTACTTTTTTGAATTTAAAAATAGCTTTATAATATCAATAAATTAATATCTCTAAAAGGTAAATCAAACCATTCTGCAACAGTTCTATTTGTTAGAATTCCGTGGTAAAAATACATTCCGTTTCGTAAACTTTTATCAAAACGAGCAGCATTTTCGAATCCGCCTTCTTCAGCAATATTTAATAAATACGGAGTAAGAATATTACTTATAGATAATGAAGCAGTTCTTGCGTAACGCGCAGGAATATTAGGAACACAGTAATGTACAACACCATGTTTTATAAAAGTTGGTGTTTTATGTGTGGTTACATTTGAAGTTTCAAAACAACCACCTCTATCGATACTTACATCAATAATTACTGCGCCTTCTTTCATCGTTTCTACCATTTCTTCAGTAGCACAAATAGGAGATCTATTTTTACCTCTAATTGCTCCAATAGCAACATCTGCACGCATTAATGCTTTTGCAACAGATTTTGGTTGTAAAGTAGATGTATAAATTGGCGAATTTAAAGAATGTTGTAATTTTCTTAATTTACTAATAGAATTATCAAAAACCTTAACTCTTGCACCTAATCCTAAAGCAGTTCTTGCAGCATATTCACCAACAGTTCCAGCTCCAAAAATAACAACACTAGAAGGAGGAACACCACCAATGTTTCCTAATAACAAACCATTTCCTTTATTAATTCCGCTCATTAATTCTGCAGCAATTAATACAGAAGCTGTTCCTGCAATTTCACTTAACGATTTTACAATCGGATAGGTATCGTGATCATCTTTTATATAATCGAAAGAAACAGCAGTAATTCGCTTTTTCGCTAAACTTTCAAAGTATTTTTTACATTGTGTTTTTAACTGTAAAGAAGAAATTAAAATTGCTTGTGGATTCATGTATCCAATTTCTGTTTCTGTTGGTGGAGCAACTTTTAAAATAATATTACATTTAAAAGCTTCTTCAATATCGTAAGAAATTTTTGCACCAGCTTCAGAATATTCTCTATCCGAGTAATTTGCATTGTCTCCAGCACCAGTTTCTATAACAATTCTATGTCCATGAGTACACAAAGCAGAAACAGCATCTGGCGTTAAACAAACACGTTTTTCACTTAAATAAGTTTCTTTGGGCAAACCAATAAACAATTCTCCTTTTTGTCTTTTAATCTCTAACATTTCTTCTTGCGGAAGTAATTCTTCTTTACT
The window above is part of the Polaribacter sp. SA4-12 genome. Proteins encoded here:
- a CDS encoding alanine dehydrogenase encodes the protein MSSFSPFSKEELLPQEEMLEIKRQKGELFIGLPKETYLSEKRVCLTPDAVSALCTHGHRIVIETGAGDNANYSDREYSEAGAKISYDIEEAFKCNIILKVAPPTETEIGYMNPQAILISSLQLKTQCKKYFESLAKKRITAVSFDYIKDDHDTYPIVKSLSEIAGTASVLIAAELMSGINKGNGLLLGNIGGVPPSSVVIFGAGTVGEYAARTALGLGARVKVFDNSISKLRKLQHSLNSPIYTSTLQPKSVAKALMRADVAIGAIRGKNRSPICATEEMVETMKEGAVIIDVSIDRGGCFETSNVTTHKTPTFIKHGVVHYCVPNIPARYARTASLSISNILTPYLLNIAEEGGFENAARFDKSLRNGMYFYHGILTNRTVAEWFDLPFRDINLLIL
- a CDS encoding TrmH family RNA methyltransferase; the encoded protein is MIDEKLLNYFEGFLTDNRKSLFKKVLENRTRHFAVVLEDIFQPHNASAVVRTADIFGVQDVYAIENKYTNKVSRHVAKGSQKWITSKRYKSDGDNTKICLDNLREKGYQIIATTPHNDSCLLQDFDVTKKSAFVFGVEAEGVSDFVKEQADGFLKIPMVGFTESLNISVAAAIVLQDVTTKLRNSDVDWQLSQEEKEDLYYDWVKKTIKNVDKIEEHYHQNLEK
- a CDS encoding DUF4258 domain-containing protein, with amino-acid sequence MLIKRIGYYLVGLSLGCIAVYFFWQKKKATFDYGMDARTLKTIRLKKRLFSEDAKNAMHKFDIDTLNISTILYTGDVDFGKSNPRQKPCAEYYITGSKELENVSLLVKRCDSSATIEKVIVE
- a CDS encoding SIR2 family NAD-dependent protein deacylase, encoding MKKIVVLTGAGISAESGIQTFRDADGLWEGHDVMSVASPEGFAANPELVLDFYNQRRKQLLEVLPNKAHYNLVELEKHFNVEIVTQNVDDLHERSGSKNVTHLHGELLKVRSSANEQNVLNWKKDLFLGDLCAKKSQLRPHIVWFGEMVPMLDKAIEITQKADILVIIGTSMQVYPAASLIDFVKTNTPIYFIDPIPYVSESNFNNLTIIKEVASSGTDKLLELLS